The following proteins are encoded in a genomic region of Paenibacillus sp. FSL R7-0273:
- a CDS encoding YlxQ family RNA-binding protein, translating into MSKTLSYLGLAMRAGKIVTGDEAVLKAVRSSEAKLVVLAGDASDNTQKKFRDKCGTYDIPLVIAFHRDELGASIGKDQRVVLAVTDKGFAEMISRTLGDTVGGGVID; encoded by the coding sequence ATGAGTAAAACCCTTTCTTATTTAGGGCTTGCGATGAGAGCAGGCAAGATTGTCACCGGAGATGAGGCTGTACTCAAAGCAGTGCGGTCTTCAGAGGCGAAGCTGGTCGTCCTGGCAGGTGACGCTTCAGATAATACCCAAAAAAAGTTCCGTGATAAGTGCGGAACCTACGATATTCCACTAGTAATCGCATTTCACCGGGATGAACTCGGTGCAAGTATTGGTAAAGACCAGCGCGTTGTGCTGGCCGTTACGGATAAAGGATTCGCGGAAATGATCTCCAGAACGCTTGGAGATACTGTCGGAGGTGGAGTTATTGACTAA
- the infB gene encoding translation initiation factor IF-2, whose protein sequence is MTKEDNKDKLRVYEYAKSLNMSSKEIITILKRLNVPVNNHMSVMEDGSVNKVEQFFKDIKSNAAAKRDTGTSSRPVSTGTVTAEPQSAQNANKNQPEKQVGMNSNQNNNQSTTSSRPQSGQDSRRTNSGSTQNSRPQGSSTGGNRPQGSSTGGNRPQGSSTGGNRPQGSSTGGNRPQGSSTGGNRPQGGSTGGNRPQGSSAGGNRPQGSSTGGNRPQGGSTGGNRPQGQGSSAPRTDSRPQGQGGGGDFSRGGDRGPKKNTTGNRPNNNSGQKRFEDGRGGNYRGRGNGKNNRGGRNQPMVHREKIDNTPKKIIVRGSMTVGETAKLLHKDASEVIKKLILMGVMATINQELDIDTILLLAGEFGVEVEVKIPVDEDSFETVEENDSDEELMTRPPVVTIMGHVDHGKTTLLDAIRSTNVTGGEAGGITQHIGAYQVEINHKKITFLDTPGHEAFTAMRARGAQVTDMTIIVVAADDGVMPQTVEAINHAKAAGLPIIVAVNKIDKPGADPDRVKQELTNYELVPEEWGGDTIFVNLSAKQRINLEELLEMILLVAEVNEYKANPDKRARGTVIEAELDKNRGPVARILVQNGTLKVGDAFVAGNCFGRVRAMVNDKGRKIKEAGPSTPVEITGLTEVPQAGDPFMAFEDERKARAIADRRSITQRQSELNTNTRVTLDDLFKHIKDGEIKDLNVIIKADVQGSVEALKGSLAKIEVEGVRVKIIHSGAGAITESDITLAAASNAIVIGFNVRPDAQTKAAAEQEKVDVRLHNIIYNVIEEIESAMKGMLDPVFKENIIGHAEVRNVFKISKVGSVAGCMVTDGKITRNAEMRLVRGGIVVFEGKIDTLKRFKDDAKEVAQGYECGITLERYNDLQEGDVIEAFIMEKVER, encoded by the coding sequence TTGACTAAAGAAGACAATAAGGATAAACTGCGCGTGTATGAGTACGCGAAATCTCTGAATATGAGCAGTAAAGAAATTATTACAATTCTGAAGCGTTTGAATGTTCCTGTGAATAATCATATGAGTGTGATGGAGGACGGCTCCGTAAATAAAGTGGAGCAATTCTTTAAGGACATTAAATCGAACGCTGCAGCCAAGCGGGACACCGGCACCAGCAGCCGTCCGGTATCAACCGGTACGGTAACCGCCGAACCCCAGAGTGCTCAGAATGCCAACAAAAATCAACCGGAAAAGCAGGTAGGTATGAACAGTAACCAAAACAACAACCAATCGACAACGTCGTCCAGGCCCCAAAGCGGACAAGATTCCCGCAGAACGAACTCAGGCTCCACCCAGAATTCCCGCCCTCAGGGCAGCTCGACCGGCGGTAACCGTCCGCAGGGCAGCTCCACTGGCGGTAACCGTCCGCAGGGCAGCTCCACCGGCGGTAACCGTCCGCAGGGCAGCTCCACTGGCGGCAACCGCCCGCAGGGCAGCTCCACCGGCGGCAACCGTCCACAGGGCGGCTCGACCGGCGGCAACCGTCCGCAGGGCAGCTCCGCCGGCGGCAATCGTCCGCAGGGCAGCTCCACTGGCGGCAACCGTCCGCAGGGCGGCTCCACTGGCGGCAATCGTCCGCAAGGGCAGGGCAGCAGTGCTCCGCGTACAGACAGCCGTCCGCAAGGACAAGGCGGCGGAGGAGATTTCTCCCGTGGCGGCGACAGAGGCCCGAAGAAGAACACTACGGGTAACAGACCGAATAATAACAGCGGTCAAAAACGGTTTGAAGACGGCAGAGGCGGCAATTACCGCGGCCGCGGTAACGGCAAGAACAACCGTGGCGGCCGGAACCAGCCAATGGTACACCGTGAGAAGATTGACAACACCCCGAAGAAGATCATTGTCCGCGGCAGCATGACTGTCGGCGAAACAGCCAAGCTGCTCCATAAGGATGCTTCTGAAGTTATCAAGAAGCTGATCCTGATGGGCGTTATGGCGACCATCAACCAGGAGCTTGATATCGACACCATTCTGCTGCTGGCCGGTGAATTCGGTGTAGAAGTAGAAGTGAAGATTCCTGTTGATGAAGACAGCTTCGAAACGGTGGAAGAGAACGATTCCGACGAGGAATTGATGACACGTCCGCCGGTTGTTACGATCATGGGTCACGTTGACCACGGTAAAACAACATTGCTGGATGCCATCCGTTCGACCAACGTAACCGGCGGCGAAGCTGGCGGTATTACCCAGCACATCGGTGCGTATCAGGTCGAAATCAATCACAAGAAAATTACGTTCCTGGATACTCCGGGTCACGAAGCGTTTACTGCCATGCGTGCCCGCGGTGCCCAAGTAACAGATATGACCATCATCGTCGTAGCTGCTGATGACGGCGTAATGCCGCAGACGGTAGAAGCGATTAACCACGCGAAGGCTGCCGGACTTCCGATCATTGTTGCTGTTAACAAGATCGACAAGCCGGGTGCAGACCCAGACCGTGTTAAGCAGGAGCTTACCAACTATGAGCTGGTACCGGAAGAGTGGGGCGGAGATACAATCTTCGTTAACCTGTCCGCTAAACAGCGCATTAACCTGGAAGAGCTGCTGGAAATGATTCTGCTCGTAGCGGAAGTTAACGAGTACAAAGCGAACCCTGACAAACGGGCACGCGGTACAGTTATAGAAGCTGAGCTTGACAAGAACCGCGGACCGGTTGCCCGTATCCTCGTGCAGAACGGTACGCTGAAGGTAGGAGACGCTTTTGTAGCAGGTAACTGCTTCGGACGTGTCCGTGCCATGGTGAATGACAAGGGACGCAAAATCAAGGAAGCGGGACCTTCCACTCCGGTGGAAATTACCGGTCTGACTGAAGTGCCGCAGGCGGGCGATCCGTTCATGGCCTTTGAAGACGAGCGTAAAGCCCGTGCGATTGCAGACAGACGTTCCATCACCCAGCGCCAATCTGAGCTGAACACGAACACCCGTGTAACTCTGGATGATCTGTTCAAGCACATCAAGGACGGCGAGATCAAAGACCTGAACGTTATCATCAAGGCTGACGTACAGGGTTCGGTAGAGGCGCTCAAGGGCTCCCTGGCGAAGATCGAGGTTGAAGGCGTGCGCGTGAAAATCATTCATAGCGGTGCCGGCGCCATTACAGAATCCGATATTACACTGGCTGCTGCATCCAATGCCATCGTAATCGGCTTCAACGTTCGTCCGGATGCACAGACCAAAGCTGCTGCTGAGCAGGAAAAGGTTGATGTGCGTCTGCACAACATCATCTATAACGTAATTGAAGAGATCGAAAGTGCCATGAAGGGCATGCTTGATCCGGTCTTCAAAGAAAATATTATCGGCCACGCTGAAGTGCGCAACGTCTTCAAAATCAGCAAAGTGGGCAGTGTTGCAGGCTGTATGGTTACAGACGGCAAAATTACCCGCAATGCCGAAATGCGCCTGGTCCGCGGCGGAATTGTCGTCTTCGAAGGCAAGATCGATACCTTGAAGCGCTTCAAGGATGATGCAAAAGAAGTGGCGCAGGGTTATGAATGCGGCATAACTTTGGAACGCTATAATGACCTCCAAGAGGGGGACGTTATCGAAGCGTTCATCATGGAAAAGGTAGAGCGCTAA
- the rnpM gene encoding RNase P modulator RnpM produces the protein MKQKKVPLRKCVASQEMMPKKELIRVVRTPDGEVMIDLTGKKSGRGAYICGKLECFKLAQKNKALDRALKCQVSPEIYAQLARDFASVEDEFLAAKDSEDNE, from the coding sequence GTGAAGCAAAAGAAGGTTCCGCTGCGCAAATGTGTTGCAAGCCAGGAGATGATGCCTAAGAAAGAGCTGATTCGTGTGGTTCGTACACCGGACGGTGAAGTAATGATCGATCTGACGGGCAAGAAGTCAGGCCGGGGCGCTTACATCTGCGGCAAACTGGAATGCTTTAAGCTGGCACAAAAGAACAAAGCACTTGACCGTGCATTAAAATGTCAGGTGAGTCCTGAAATCTACGCCCAGCTGGCCAGGGATTTTGCATCCGTAGAGGACGAATTTCTAGCAGCAAAGGATAGTGAGGACAATGAGTAA
- the truB gene encoding tRNA pseudouridine(55) synthase TruB — MSELTGVLAVLKPAGFTSHDVVAKARRILGMKRIGHTGTLDPQVTGVLPLCLGRATRVVEYIQELPKEYVATLRLGLSSDTEDMTGTITEAVDEVRVTEAEVLTVLESFKGVISQVPPMYSAVKVDGKRLYELAREGKTVERKSREVEIYEIEMKDMVWNANYPDITFRVLCSKGTYIRTLCVDIGRALGLPGVMVELTRTMSAGISASHCLTLEQIAEYKEAGTLESHLIAADEAIAHLPRHTVIEEKKKAALQGQRLSVRYVAPSVTDSGDFRLYDSEGEFLGIYKLDETGAIAPVKVFAQR, encoded by the coding sequence ATGAGTGAGCTTACAGGTGTACTTGCAGTCTTAAAGCCTGCTGGTTTCACATCCCATGATGTGGTCGCCAAAGCACGGCGTATTCTTGGTATGAAGCGGATTGGCCACACCGGTACACTTGATCCCCAAGTGACCGGGGTCCTGCCGCTATGTCTTGGACGGGCCACCCGGGTAGTGGAGTACATACAGGAGCTTCCCAAGGAATATGTAGCTACACTGCGTCTGGGGCTGTCGAGCGATACCGAGGATATGACAGGAACGATTACAGAAGCGGTGGATGAGGTCCGGGTTACCGAGGCCGAAGTGCTGACTGTACTGGAATCGTTCAAAGGAGTTATTTCACAGGTGCCTCCAATGTACTCGGCTGTTAAGGTTGACGGCAAGCGTCTGTATGAGCTGGCCAGAGAAGGCAAGACGGTGGAGCGCAAGAGCCGTGAAGTGGAAATTTATGAGATTGAAATGAAGGATATGGTCTGGAACGCTAATTATCCCGATATTACCTTCCGTGTGCTTTGCTCCAAAGGTACCTATATCCGTACGCTTTGCGTGGATATCGGCCGTGCGCTCGGGCTTCCGGGTGTCATGGTGGAGCTTACACGTACAATGTCTGCCGGAATTTCTGCCAGCCACTGCCTGACGCTCGAACAGATCGCGGAGTACAAGGAAGCCGGAACACTGGAATCACATCTGATTGCAGCAGATGAGGCCATCGCTCACCTGCCGCGGCATACAGTGATCGAAGAGAAGAAGAAGGCTGCCCTGCAGGGACAGCGCCTTTCGGTCCGTTATGTTGCTCCAAGCGTTACGGACAGCGGTGATTTTCGGCTGTACGACAGTGAAGGCGAATTCCTCGGCATATACAAGCTGGATGAGACAGGGGCCATCGCTCCAGTCAAAGTATTCGCCCAGCGCTAA
- the nusA gene encoding transcription termination factor NusA yields the protein MSMDFIEAMNELEREKGISKDVLFEAIEAALISSYKRNFNAAQNVRVDMNRNTGVIKVFARKLVVEEVLDARTEIALPAAREINPHFQLEDIAELEVTPRDFGRIAAQTAKQVVTQRIREAERGLIYNAFIDKEDDIVTGLVQRQDMRNIYVDLGKIEAVLPLSELMPGEKFKQSERIKAYITKVENTTKGPQIMLSRSHPGLLKRLFELEVPEIFDGVVEIRSVAREAGFRSKIAVFSRNEEVDPVGSCVGPRGTRVQTIVTELRGEKIDIVRYSDAVQEYVANALSPSKVLEVQVFEAEKMARVIVPDYQLSLAIGIKGQNARLAAKLTGWKIDIKSETQAEQEYGRPKTFSDEMHQDSVSID from the coding sequence ATGAGTATGGATTTTATTGAAGCTATGAATGAACTGGAAAGGGAGAAAGGCATCAGTAAGGATGTGCTGTTTGAAGCCATCGAAGCTGCGCTGATCTCCAGCTATAAACGTAATTTCAATGCGGCGCAGAACGTGCGTGTGGATATGAACCGCAACACAGGCGTTATCAAAGTATTTGCCCGCAAGCTGGTTGTCGAGGAGGTTCTCGACGCCAGAACTGAAATTGCCTTGCCTGCCGCAAGAGAAATCAACCCGCATTTCCAGCTGGAAGACATCGCCGAGCTTGAAGTAACACCGCGCGATTTCGGACGCATTGCCGCACAAACCGCCAAGCAGGTCGTAACCCAGCGTATCCGTGAAGCGGAACGGGGACTTATCTATAACGCTTTTATTGATAAGGAAGATGATATTGTTACCGGTCTTGTGCAGCGCCAGGATATGCGCAACATTTACGTCGACCTCGGCAAAATCGAAGCGGTGCTGCCGCTCAGCGAGCTGATGCCTGGTGAGAAGTTCAAGCAGAGCGAGCGGATCAAGGCGTATATTACCAAGGTGGAGAACACGACTAAGGGTCCCCAAATTATGCTGTCCCGCAGCCATCCGGGCCTTTTGAAGCGTCTGTTCGAGCTTGAGGTTCCTGAAATTTTCGACGGTGTCGTTGAGATTCGTTCTGTTGCCCGCGAAGCAGGCTTCCGTTCCAAGATTGCAGTGTTTTCCCGCAACGAAGAGGTAGATCCGGTCGGCTCCTGCGTAGGCCCAAGAGGTACACGTGTGCAGACTATCGTAACTGAGTTGCGCGGCGAGAAGATCGACATTGTGCGTTACTCCGATGCGGTGCAGGAATATGTGGCCAATGCGCTCAGCCCGTCCAAGGTGCTTGAGGTTCAGGTGTTTGAAGCTGAGAAGATGGCCCGTGTAATTGTGCCGGACTATCAGCTGTCGCTGGCTATCGGCATCAAGGGGCAGAATGCCCGTCTTGCCGCCAAGCTGACCGGCTGGAAGATTGACATCAAGAGCGAGACGCAGGCGGAGCAGGAGTATGGCAGACCGAAAACGTTTAGCGATGAAATGCATCAGGATTCCGTCTCCATCGATTAA
- the rbfA gene encoding 30S ribosome-binding factor RbfA — MSKIRAGRVGEQIKKELSQLIQSGLKDPRVGFVTVTGVDVTNDLSQAKVYLSVFGDAEQQNASLKAIEKANGFLRSELGKAIRLRHTPELIFKFDESVAYGSHIEKLLGEIKHEES, encoded by the coding sequence ATGTCTAAAATCAGAGCAGGACGTGTTGGCGAGCAGATCAAGAAAGAGCTGAGCCAGCTCATCCAGAGCGGTCTGAAAGACCCGCGTGTAGGGTTTGTTACAGTAACCGGCGTAGACGTGACAAACGATCTGTCGCAGGCCAAGGTATACCTGAGCGTGTTCGGCGATGCGGAGCAGCAGAATGCCTCGCTCAAAGCGATTGAGAAGGCCAACGGCTTTCTCCGCTCTGAGCTTGGCAAGGCAATCCGCCTGCGCCATACGCCGGAGCTGATCTTCAAGTTTGACGAATCCGTTGCATACGGAAGTCATATCGAGAAGCTGCTGGGCGAAATTAAGCACGAAGAGAGCTAG
- a CDS encoding bifunctional riboflavin kinase/FAD synthetase, translating into MRTVTLSYPIPPETAALWAQPQVAALGQFDGLHRGHASVITSAVTLARRQGVPAAVMTFHPHPKDVMGKGDYDGYLTPPKDKQEILAGLGVDILYIIEFNEQLSRVSPQDFVSVMLLPLQIVTAVVGFDFRFGYLGEGDADMLRELGQGIMGVETVPPFLLEGEKVSSSGIRRSLQSGDLALANSWFGRCYHLRGVVGHGEKRGRTIGFPTANLQLEDRYVIPAKGVYAVKVYYEEETLYGVMNVGVKPTFHDGMAAPSFEVHLFDFASDIYGQELKVELEAFIRPERKFESIDALISQIAKDAGTAKELLGYSS; encoded by the coding sequence GTGAGAACCGTAACCTTAAGCTATCCAATACCGCCGGAGACGGCAGCTTTGTGGGCACAGCCGCAGGTAGCCGCCCTGGGACAGTTCGACGGTCTGCACCGCGGGCATGCCAGCGTCATTACATCCGCTGTAACGCTGGCCCGGCGGCAAGGTGTGCCGGCTGCAGTAATGACCTTTCATCCCCATCCCAAGGATGTTATGGGCAAAGGCGATTATGATGGATATTTGACCCCGCCGAAGGACAAGCAGGAGATCCTGGCAGGTTTGGGCGTCGATATTTTGTATATAATAGAATTTAATGAGCAGCTTTCCCGGGTAAGTCCGCAGGATTTTGTGTCCGTCATGCTATTGCCGCTGCAGATTGTAACTGCCGTAGTCGGATTTGATTTCCGCTTCGGTTATCTGGGCGAAGGCGATGCGGATATGCTGCGCGAACTCGGGCAGGGAATAATGGGGGTGGAAACCGTACCTCCGTTCCTGCTTGAAGGGGAGAAGGTTAGCAGCTCAGGAATCCGCAGAAGCCTGCAGAGCGGTGATCTGGCCCTGGCGAACAGCTGGTTCGGGCGTTGTTATCATCTGCGCGGGGTCGTCGGCCATGGCGAGAAGCGCGGACGGACCATCGGGTTTCCGACAGCCAATCTTCAGCTTGAGGACCGTTATGTGATTCCGGCTAAGGGAGTCTATGCTGTAAAGGTCTATTATGAAGAGGAGACTCTGTACGGAGTTATGAATGTCGGCGTTAAGCCTACCTTTCATGACGGAATGGCAGCGCCGAGCTTTGAAGTGCATCTGTTTGATTTTGCCTCTGACATCTACGGGCAGGAGCTGAAGGTTGAGCTCGAAGCCTTCATCCGTCCGGAACGGAAGTTTGAGTCGATTGATGCGCTGATCTCGCAGATTGCTAAGGATGCGGGGACGGCCAAAGAGCTGCTGGGTTATTCTTCATAA
- the rpsO gene encoding 30S ribosomal protein S15 has protein sequence MALTQERKHQLIDEHKTHESDTGSPEVQVAILTENIVNLTDHLRTHKKDHHSRRGLLKMVGQRRKLLAYLKNKDIRRYSALIEKLGLRR, from the coding sequence ATGGCATTAACTCAAGAACGTAAACACCAATTGATTGACGAGCACAAAACTCATGAATCCGATACTGGATCCCCTGAGGTGCAAGTTGCTATCCTTACGGAGAACATCGTTAATTTGACTGACCACCTGCGTACGCACAAGAAGGATCATCATTCCCGTCGCGGACTGCTGAAGATGGTTGGACAACGTCGTAAACTGCTGGCGTATTTGAAGAACAAAGACATCAGACGTTACAGCGCCCTGATCGAAAAACTGGGATTGCGTCGCTAA
- a CDS encoding DHH family phosphoesterase — protein MQSYEHSLQQTREFLLEHDDYLVVSHVQPDGDAVSSTLAVGWLLSCLGKKYTMLNEGPIPKRMEYLWHAGEIVNLAEGELSRQYSNIICVDCADFQRVGLTQRHFASDAVIVNIDHHPTNNGYGFIKLIKPDAAATAEILFDLLKTFQVEWDLDIATAIYTGLLTDTGGFRYTNTSPKVMAAVSELLAMGVNGPELAENLLEEMTLAQVKVLNRALNTLQLSPEGDIAWLYVTPQDMIDCGAANEDLEGIVNYPRNIRGVEVGILFKVINEHAVKASLRSAGKVDVAALAQVFGGGGHTRAAGARIDGTLDEAVALVLQEVRRHL, from the coding sequence ATGCAGAGCTATGAACACAGTCTCCAGCAGACCCGTGAGTTTCTGCTGGAACACGACGATTATCTTGTAGTGTCGCATGTTCAGCCGGACGGAGATGCAGTCAGCTCCACCCTTGCGGTGGGCTGGCTTCTCTCATGTCTGGGCAAAAAATACACTATGCTGAATGAAGGTCCGATCCCGAAGCGGATGGAATATTTATGGCATGCCGGTGAAATCGTAAACCTGGCGGAAGGTGAGCTTTCCCGTCAGTACAGCAATATCATTTGCGTCGACTGTGCAGATTTTCAGCGTGTGGGACTTACCCAGCGCCACTTCGCCAGCGATGCGGTCATCGTGAATATTGATCATCATCCAACGAATAACGGTTACGGCTTCATTAAGCTGATTAAGCCGGATGCTGCTGCGACTGCAGAAATTTTGTTCGACCTGCTGAAGACGTTTCAGGTGGAATGGGACCTTGATATTGCCACAGCGATTTATACCGGGCTGCTGACAGATACCGGGGGCTTCCGCTACACGAATACTTCACCGAAGGTAATGGCGGCGGTTTCGGAGCTGCTGGCAATGGGCGTCAATGGTCCTGAACTGGCCGAAAATCTGCTGGAAGAAATGACGCTGGCCCAGGTGAAGGTGCTTAACCGCGCACTAAACACCCTGCAGCTATCCCCCGAAGGGGATATTGCCTGGCTGTATGTTACTCCTCAGGATATGATTGATTGCGGAGCGGCAAATGAAGATCTGGAAGGCATCGTGAATTATCCCCGGAACATCCGCGGTGTAGAGGTAGGCATCCTGTTCAAGGTGATCAATGAGCACGCGGTCAAGGCAAGCCTGCGTTCTGCCGGTAAGGTGGATGTGGCTGCGCTGGCCCAGGTATTCGGCGGGGGCGGACATACCCGGGCAGCCGGGGCGCGTATCGACGGAACACTGGACGAAGCGGTTGCACTGGTACTTCAGGAGGTCAGACGACATCTATGA